Proteins from a genomic interval of Leptospiraceae bacterium:
- a CDS encoding TolC family protein yields the protein MRLLKILPFLLFINIEGSDLKKSKHEQQQARNEIMKIKPNLIASTPRKPLTLNLLLDGINKNFSLLLALLQDIEIAESELLSAKGAFDGSIKANANTAPTGFYKNDRMDMMIDQPTAYNGMSFFGGYRIGRGSFAPYDGKLATNSLGEIRAGARMPLWRDRSIDKNRAALQQAEIGIKIADLSVSQQRIDIIRNATLRYWDWIANARRFLIAKDLYEVALQREQQIIKRVKAGDLPTIEQTDNERVLLQRESFLIASEQNLEIAANELSVYLTDENGNQRFPKIEEIPEQAFALFEEIKDANLEKEIESALERRPELKRFQAQRDQNRIDQELAKNQMGPGVDLVIAASQDLGTGSATRSRPELEAAIVLNVPLRTRTQQGKLEGASAKNEKLTKQEKFFKDRITADIRNSFLNVNVTKQRATLAQREYILAKKLEEAERTRYVMGEGTLLVVNIREQTTGEAAIREIDALVDHHRAIANYKAAVADALKKKEDEKK from the coding sequence ATGCGTCTTTTAAAAATTCTTCCTTTTTTACTATTCATTAATATAGAAGGATCCGATTTAAAAAAATCAAAACATGAGCAACAACAAGCTAGAAATGAGATAATGAAAATTAAACCAAATCTCATTGCGTCTACTCCTCGTAAGCCGCTTACTCTAAATTTATTGTTGGATGGAATAAATAAAAATTTTTCTCTTCTACTTGCCTTATTACAAGATATTGAGATTGCGGAAAGTGAACTTTTAAGTGCTAAAGGAGCTTTTGATGGAAGTATAAAGGCTAACGCTAATACTGCGCCAACTGGATTTTATAAAAATGATCGAATGGACATGATGATTGACCAACCAACTGCTTACAATGGGATGTCTTTCTTTGGTGGATATAGAATTGGTCGTGGTTCATTCGCTCCCTATGATGGAAAACTAGCTACAAACTCTCTAGGTGAAATTCGTGCAGGAGCAAGGATGCCATTGTGGAGAGATAGATCCATTGATAAAAATAGGGCAGCTTTACAACAAGCAGAAATCGGCATTAAAATTGCAGACCTTTCTGTTTCACAGCAGAGAATAGATATTATCCGCAATGCAACTCTCCGCTACTGGGACTGGATTGCAAATGCTAGAAGATTTTTAATTGCTAAAGACTTATACGAAGTAGCCCTTCAAAGGGAACAGCAAATTATTAAGAGAGTAAAAGCTGGAGACTTACCAACGATAGAGCAAACAGACAATGAAAGAGTTTTATTACAAAGAGAATCCTTTCTAATTGCTTCCGAGCAAAACTTAGAAATAGCGGCTAACGAACTATCCGTATACCTCACGGATGAAAATGGAAATCAGAGATTCCCTAAAATAGAAGAAATTCCAGAGCAAGCATTTGCTCTCTTCGAAGAAATTAAGGACGCAAATTTAGAAAAGGAAATTGAATCTGCTCTAGAGAGAAGACCAGAATTAAAGAGATTCCAAGCGCAAAGAGATCAAAACAGAATAGACCAAGAGCTTGCTAAAAACCAAATGGGACCGGGAGTAGACTTGGTGATAGCTGCATCCCAAGATTTAGGAACAGGTAGCGCAACTAGAAGTCGACCAGAATTAGAAGCGGCTATCGTATTGAATGTCCCACTTAGAACAAGGACACAGCAAGGTAAATTAGAAGGTGCATCTGCTAAAAATGAAAAACTGACTAAGCAGGAAAAATTTTTCAAAGACAGAATAACTGCTGATATTCGAAATTCTTTTTTAAATGTAAACGTTACTAAACAGCGAGCAACATTGGCTCAAAGAGAATATATACTTGCTAAAAAACTAGAAGAAGCAGAGCGCACTCGCTATGTAATGGGAGAAGGAACACTTCTTGTGGTAAATATTCGTGAGCAGACCACGGGAGAAGCAG
- a CDS encoding ABC transporter ATP-binding protein → MEIKKLPSQNESFSYEIIQKISEILGIQFDTIQALSDLEIFRRKNSDSIDNNSFEEIVFLGKKYGINFILQESSFESIIDTITSSTPASVYSKKLGWVVLTASIGPFVRVVSLSDPHPKWLLKAKVKKLIQQDVDNKRNPLWILVDNGFIGFSNKHHSHSSYMNSIIDFIQLEKQDIWAIAIYSVAIGILSLVIPIGVQSLVNILNFGTLFQPILVLTFLVIIALSFVGLMNLVQSYIAELIQQRLFVRLAAKVTDLLPRTKHSEMQKVYGSEVSNYFLDISIIQKSATVLLKDGLGIFLQTIIGLLVLVLYHPIFIVFNILIMAVVIGIIFYLIGPIGIETSVKESKSKHKLASWLAEMNYHKTVFRSEKSHRYANFRSEHLTREYIKYRKKHFNALLKQMIGFVSLQAFGSGLLLGIGGWLVIKGQITLGQLIASEIIVAKILDNFGKFSKYLESFYDLCASIDKINHLLEFSEEYSGREHISFPKDIPIEVKIENLRMQVGELHFSDLNFTAEKGQIVVIHDESKKNSSLLLDVLFGFYSTSHGAIEVNNYHLQDISVSQWRDHVDLLRDLEVFSGSIADNVKLSKLDSDSSEIRNVLEEVGLLGRIQEFPSGVHSEIYRNGYPFSKEDLALLVFARAFLTKPGILLVDGLLNYLSHESLSKILNLFREYKKYSTIIISSTLPEVQKISDKVYTVKKGKFLEKGKA, encoded by the coding sequence ATGGAGATTAAAAAGTTACCAAGTCAAAATGAAAGTTTTAGTTATGAAATTATTCAAAAAATTTCTGAAATATTGGGTATTCAATTTGATACGATTCAAGCTCTTTCAGACTTAGAAATCTTTCGAAGAAAAAATTCTGACTCTATTGATAATAATTCTTTTGAAGAGATTGTTTTTCTCGGAAAAAAATACGGGATTAATTTTATTCTTCAGGAATCTTCATTTGAAAGTATTATAGATACAATAACATCTTCGACTCCGGCTTCGGTGTACAGTAAAAAATTAGGATGGGTCGTTCTTACAGCTTCGATTGGACCTTTTGTAAGAGTCGTATCATTGTCTGATCCACATCCGAAGTGGTTACTTAAAGCAAAAGTAAAGAAATTAATACAACAGGATGTAGATAATAAACGTAATCCGCTATGGATTTTAGTTGATAATGGTTTTATTGGATTTAGCAATAAACACCATTCTCATTCTAGTTATATGAATTCTATTATAGATTTTATCCAACTAGAAAAACAAGACATCTGGGCTATTGCAATTTACTCCGTTGCAATTGGGATTCTATCATTAGTAATTCCAATTGGAGTACAATCTCTAGTTAATATTCTAAACTTTGGAACTTTATTTCAACCAATTTTGGTGCTTACTTTTTTGGTTATTATAGCTCTAAGTTTTGTTGGATTAATGAATTTAGTTCAAAGTTATATAGCAGAGTTGATTCAACAAAGATTATTTGTTCGTTTAGCTGCAAAGGTTACTGATCTTTTACCTCGCACTAAACATTCAGAAATGCAGAAAGTATATGGATCTGAAGTTTCAAATTATTTTTTGGATATATCTATTATACAAAAAAGTGCTACTGTTTTATTAAAAGATGGTTTGGGAATTTTTCTTCAAACGATAATTGGATTACTTGTACTAGTTTTATATCATCCGATTTTTATAGTATTTAATATTCTAATTATGGCAGTGGTAATTGGAATTATTTTTTATTTGATTGGGCCGATTGGAATTGAAACTAGCGTAAAGGAATCAAAAAGCAAACATAAATTAGCCTCATGGTTAGCGGAAATGAATTATCATAAAACAGTTTTCCGCTCCGAAAAATCGCATCGATATGCGAATTTTCGTTCCGAACATTTAACTAGGGAATATATTAAGTATCGAAAAAAACATTTTAATGCATTACTGAAACAAATGATTGGATTCGTTTCCTTACAGGCATTTGGAAGTGGACTCCTGCTAGGTATCGGTGGATGGCTGGTGATTAAGGGGCAAATCACTCTTGGTCAGTTAATTGCCTCAGAAATTATAGTAGCAAAAATATTGGATAATTTCGGAAAATTTTCAAAGTATTTAGAAAGTTTTTACGATTTATGTGCTTCCATTGACAAAATAAATCACCTACTCGAATTTTCTGAAGAGTATAGTGGTCGAGAGCACATTTCCTTTCCTAAAGATATACCCATAGAGGTCAAAATAGAAAATCTACGTATGCAAGTCGGAGAATTACATTTTTCTGATCTAAATTTTACTGCCGAAAAAGGTCAAATCGTTGTTATTCACGATGAATCAAAAAAGAACTCCTCCTTATTATTAGATGTACTATTTGGGTTTTATTCGACTAGTCATGGAGCTATTGAAGTAAACAATTATCATTTACAAGATATTTCTGTTTCCCAATGGCGAGACCATGTGGATCTATTGAGAGACTTGGAAGTATTTAGTGGCTCTATAGCGGATAATGTTAAACTTAGTAAATTAGATTCAGATTCATCCGAGATTCGAAATGTTTTAGAAGAAGTGGGATTATTAGGGCGAATACAAGAATTTCCATCTGGAGTACATTCGGAAATTTATAGAAATGGATATCCATTTTCAAAAGAAGATTTAGCTTTGTTAGTTTTTGCAAGGGCATTTCTTACGAAACCAGGAATTCTATTGGTGGACGGATTATTAAATTATCTAAGCCATGAATCACTTTCTAAAATTCTAAATCTTTTTAGAGAATATAAAAAATATTCAACCATCATAATTTCTTCAACCCTACCTGAAGTACAAAAAATTTCGGATAAAGTTTATACTGTAAAAAAAGGGAAATTTTTAGAGAAAGGAAAGGCATAA
- a CDS encoding HlyD family efflux transporter periplasmic adaptor subunit — translation MEKLVSSASTLRYVAFVIMGCFGVFFLLLFILPWQQTAYGTGRVVAYAPLNRQQYIEAPIEGKIVHWHVMEGSQVKKGDKILEISDNDPYFLQRLQEEKNAVESRIEAIEARAESFRTRIRSLEASMNNGISAAKSRTRMSGDRVDAAMHAVEATEAVYKTAHLNLKRQKTLAASGLASTRALEMAEMDEARALTELNRAKASLSAARSEQIAITSDQFKVGTDAGASIADAKASYSAALADLANAKSELPRISARLSRQQSQSVSAPRDGIIMRLIVSQDGEMVKSGEALAILIPDSTDRAAEIWMDGNDIPLIVEGKKVQVQFQGLPALQFSGWPGISSGTFPAKVVLVDNTDNGTGNFRVIVKPENSEDWPSPIFIRQGVRAHAWIFLNEVSLAYELWRRFNDFPPDLPYNASDFTDSAKKKDKKKDGK, via the coding sequence ATGGAAAAACTTGTGTCAAGTGCTTCCACACTAAGATATGTAGCCTTTGTGATTATGGGATGTTTCGGGGTATTTTTTTTGTTATTGTTTATACTTCCTTGGCAGCAGACTGCATACGGAACTGGGCGAGTTGTGGCATATGCTCCGTTAAACCGTCAACAATACATTGAAGCTCCTATAGAAGGAAAAATTGTTCACTGGCATGTAATGGAAGGTTCACAAGTAAAAAAGGGAGATAAAATTCTAGAGATATCGGATAACGACCCTTATTTTCTCCAACGACTACAAGAGGAAAAAAATGCAGTCGAATCTCGTATAGAAGCCATAGAAGCAAGAGCCGAATCTTTCAGAACTAGAATTCGATCTCTAGAGGCTTCTATGAACAATGGAATTTCAGCCGCAAAATCAAGAACTAGAATGTCCGGTGATAGAGTAGATGCCGCTATGCATGCAGTAGAAGCTACAGAAGCTGTATATAAAACTGCTCATTTAAATTTAAAGCGACAAAAAACGTTAGCCGCCTCCGGGTTGGCATCTACACGAGCATTGGAAATGGCAGAAATGGATGAAGCAAGAGCTCTAACCGAATTAAATCGTGCCAAAGCATCATTAAGTGCTGCAAGGTCAGAACAAATAGCAATAACATCTGATCAGTTTAAAGTTGGGACAGATGCGGGAGCATCTATTGCTGACGCGAAAGCTTCTTATTCAGCTGCACTCGCTGATCTTGCAAATGCAAAATCCGAATTACCGCGAATATCCGCTAGACTTTCTCGTCAACAGTCTCAAAGTGTTTCCGCTCCTAGGGATGGAATAATAATGCGACTCATCGTTTCACAAGACGGTGAAATGGTAAAATCAGGTGAGGCATTAGCAATTTTGATTCCAGATTCTACTGACAGAGCAGCTGAAATTTGGATGGATGGAAATGATATTCCTTTGATTGTAGAAGGAAAAAAAGTACAGGTTCAGTTTCAAGGTTTGCCGGCACTTCAATTTAGTGGTTGGCCTGGAATTTCTTCCGGAACATTTCCTGCAAAAGTTGTTTTAGTGGATAATACAGATAATGGTACGGGAAATTTTAGAGTAATTGTTAAACCAGAAAATAGCGAAGACTGGCCTTCCCCAATATTTATAAGACAGGGAGTAAGAGCACACGCCTGGATTTTTCTAAATGAAGTTTCCTTGGCGTATGAACTTTGGAGAAGATTTAATGACTTTCCTCCAGACCTGCCGTATAACGCTTCGGATTTTACTGATAGTGCAAAAAAGAAAGATAAAAAGAAGGACGGGAAGTAA